A genomic window from Accipiter gentilis chromosome 1, bAccGen1.1, whole genome shotgun sequence includes:
- the LOC126041464 gene encoding C-type natriuretic peptide 1-like, producing MKMNLKLLFCPGFLLLLIVIQNQARARPISSLQSLSKLLDEDLEHSLVSEERDREQDDMIPTGAFDQQDTELQWTRNTRDQPESMSMSDSAVQRIFSDLLSLPQRYRGRSKKGLSRGCFGVKLDRIGSLSGLGC from the exons ATGAAGATGAACCTGAAACTTCTTTTTTGCCCTGGATTCCTTCTGCTGCTTATTGTCATTCAAAACCAGGCAAGGGCCAGGCCCATTTCCAGCTTACAG AGTCTGTCCAAACTGTTAGATGAGGACCTGGAGCATTCCCTGGTCTCAGAAGAGAGGGATCGTGAGCAAGACGACATGATCCCAACAGGTGCCTTTGATCAGCAAGACACTGAACTTCAGTGGACCCGAAACACCAGGGACCAGCCTGAGAGCATGTCCATGAGTGATAGTGCTGTCCAGAGGATCTTCAGTGACCTCCTAAGTTTACCCCAAAGATACCGAGGCAGAAGCAAAAAGGGCCTCTCCAGGGGCTGTTTTGGTGTCAAGCTGGACAGAATTGGATCGCTGAGTGGATTAGGATGTTAA